In Edaphobacter aggregans, the sequence GAACAGCACAACCGGCAGCTGCGCCTCCCCGTCCTTAAGCGTGAAATAAACGTGCCCCGAGGGAGCAATGCGGCAGTTAGAGATCTCGCCCTCGACCCACAGGTCGGTATAGGCCGTCTCAACGTGCTGGCGGACGTCAGCGACCAGCGCGCGGACGCTCCAGATACGGCGCTCGGACACCGCCCGCCGCGGAGATGATGCAGGCGGAGTGGCAACGCTTTCCGGCTGCGACACCCCCTGAGGCTCCAAAGCCGGTACGGCAGCAGCCTCAGCCACCGGCAAGAGCAAATCCTCAGGGCCTGAATCCAATCCAAAGAGAAGACCAGTCTGATGGAAGCCCTCCGCAGCCGATGCCGAAGGTGCAGCCTGCGAGCCAGATGGCCGCCTTGGCGCACGCACATGTCCCCGGCGCGCTCGAAGGCTGGCGAGGGTGGGCAGATTGTCTTGCTTTTCGGACATACCGCCCCTGAGTCTAGCATCGCGGGGCATGGCTCCCGAGCTAGCGACGGAAGTGGTTGATAAGCCACAAGATCAGGCTAAGGATGACGCTGACTACGATAGAACTCGCCAGGGGAAATGAGACCGTCCAGCCCCTGCCGCGCCAGGAGAAGTCGCCCGGGAGACGTCCGATGGGAAGGTTGAAGCGTCCCAACGCAACCACAACCAACCCGGCGACGAGCAAGAGAAGTCCGAAGAAGATAAGAATTCGGCCGAGGTCAGACATGAGAATCGGACTACGCGCTGGAAAGCATGGCGGCGGCATGGCGAAGAAGTTCAGCCGGCTGACAGGGCTTGGTAAGGATGCCTACAGGCCGCGGAAGCTTGCTGGACTGCTCCCGCACGTTCAGCAGATTCGAATAAAAGCCCGTAAGAACGATGATCCGGCAGGAAGGCAGTTCTCGGGTGATGTCGAGCACCAGGCCAAGGCCGTCCTTGCCGGGCATCGTAATGTCGCAGAGCAGCAGATCGGGAACAAACTCACGGGCGCACACAAGAGCCTCATCGGTAGAGTAAGCGGTACGCGCATCGAAACCGCTCTTTCCGAAGATAAGGCCCAGCGTGTCAGCAACCAGTCGATCGTCGTCGACCACCAGGACTCGCCGCGGATTTTCACTTGCGTCTAGCATCCGGAGTTCTAAACCTTGTTGTTGCAGCTTAGGCCGATAGAGAGGGGTTGTCTAATAAAAATCAATCATTTTAATCAACCCAAGACCCCCAAAAGTTGTTAGACCCGGTAATCATCGCGACTCCCAAACCCCGGCTAAAGACTCGCTCTGGTAAGGTTTACCCATACCCTGATGATGGACATCTCAAAGGACTTTCCTTGCATATTGTAGCTTTGATCGCCGGAATCCTCTGCTGCGCTGGGGTCGCGCTGGACGCGTTCCAGACGATCATTCTGCCGCGCCGGCCCACCGGTCGCATTCGCATCACCCGATTCTTCTTTCTCGCCTCCTGGGATCCATGGGCCGCCTGGGCCGAAAGAACCCGCAACAAGGGCATGCGCGAACAGATTTACAGCGTCTACGGCCCACTCTCTCTCCTGCTGCTTCTTCTCCTGTGGGCGGCTTTGCTTATCTTCGGATTCAGCTTCTTCTTTTACGCGCTCGGATCGCCCTTCACCGATGTCATGGGGGTGCACACAGCATCGGGATTACGCAACTATGGAACCGACCTGTATGTCAGTGGAACGACGCTCTTTACGCTTGGACTCGGAGACGTAGTCCCGCATAGCCTCCCGGCTCGGGCGCTGATTATCGCCGAATCCGGCGTCGGCCTTGCCTTTGTCGCCCTGGTGATCGGCTACCTGCCCGTGCTGTATCAGGCGTTCTCGCGACGCGAAGTCAGCATCGCCCTGCTCGACGCTCGCGCCGGCTCTCCCCCGACCGCTGGCGAGCTGCTGCGACGCCACAGCTTCGAAGGCGGCGAAGAGGCCCTGATCAACCTGCTGGCCGAGTGGGAGCGATGGTCCGCTGAGATCCTCGAGTCGCACATCTCCTACCCGATTCTCTGCTACTACCGTTCCCAGCACGACAACCAGAGCTGGCTGTCCGCACTGGTGGCAATCCTCGATACCTGCTCCTTGCTGATCTCAGTCGTCGAAGGAAAGCCCTCACGGCAGGCACAGCTCACGTTCGTGATGGCGCGCCACGCTCTCGTCGACCTTGGCCATGTCTTCCATCAGGAGAAGAAGACGGCCATCCTGCGGCAAGGCTGCCCCGAACGATTGCCCGCAGCAGAGTTCGACCGGCTGTGTAGTGCACTTGGCGAGTTTAACTTGCGCCTATGTGGCGACCAGGCCGCGGCAAAAAGGCTTCACACAGTGCGGGGACTGTACGAGCCGGAGGCCATTGCGCTGTCGACCTATCTGCGGATGCCACTGCCGCAATGGTCCTCAGAGCCACGCGAGAAGGACCAATGGCGCATCCTCACGAAGCTGCGGACTGAGGCTGAAGCAGTCAGTGGCCGTGGCGAATCGGCATTCCTGCACGATGACCACGGCCACTGAGACTTGACGATTTCTAAGAAAGCCTACTGCTGCATAGCCGGACCGGCTGCGGCAGCAGGATTGAGCTTCTGCGCGGCCAGCATCCCGGCGGGACCCTTGGAGTCCTTGTCCTTCAGCTGAGCGTAGATCTTCTTCGCAGCATCCGCCTTGCCCTGACCCTCGTACAGTTCAGCAAGCTGAAGCTGCGCAGTCCCGGCCGAAACGGTCGTAGTCGGCTTGGCGATAATCTCGTTGTAGAGGTCGATGGCCTGAGCGTCACGGCCCGTCTGGCGATAGAGCTGCGCCAGGGCAAGCTTGCCGAGAGCAGCCAGCTCACTGTCCCAACCACCTGCAACCTGCTTGAGCGCAGCTTCTGCGGAGGCGTTCTGCCCCCCTTCCATGGCCGTGAGTCCGGCGAAGTAGCGCGACAGCTTGCCAGAGGGGGTCATGCCGTACTTGTCAGCAGCGGCGGTGAAGAGCGCGTTGGCGGCCTTCGCGCGATCTGTAACCGAGGGGAAGGTCTTCACCCCGGGAGGCACCTGCTGGCCGGGCTGGGCGAGCGGCGTCTGGTACGCCTGCATGGCCTCACCGAAGGCGACAGAGGCCTGGTCGGCGCGGTGGTTGTAGACAAGCGCGCCCACAATGGCGACAAACAGCACCGCAACCACAATGACGCTGGTGATGATAAGCGGGCGGCGATTTTCGCTGGCCCACTCGAGGCCTTGGTGAGTAGTGTCGACGAACTGGTCGTGCTTGAGGGCGTGTCTGGTCTGCTGATCCACTGGTTCGGTTTCCTTTATGCTTCGCTGCGGTCTGTCCGCTTCGAAAGAACTGTTTGCGCAACTACTCGACGCAGAACTTTAAGTCTATCAGGCACCAGCATTCCGCAACCCGGCCGTACCCTCCCGTTAAACCGAAACTCGCTCAAAAATCAGGGCTTCTCCGGCCAATCTTTATCTGGACTGACGGGAAGCGGCTGATCAGGACCAAGGTTCTCGGGGTGGATGGCCGCAAAGATGAAGTTTTCCGGAGCAACCGGATCCCCCGCCAACCGCCGCAACATCGCCAACTGACCGGCATGCGTCATGGCATCAGAAAATGGCCCCTGCAGAAGAACCTCCGCAGTGATGCCCTGAAACTCGCTCCCCTGCTCCAGATGACGCGCAAGATCTTCCACGATCTCGTGGAAGTGCGCCACCGCATCATTGAAAGGCAGCACAGGGGGCCGATAGCTCCCACCAATGAAAAAAGTCCGCGAGTACCCCAGGACGCTGTCCATATGACTGACTAGTTCATGAGGCGTACGAACCTTGCCACCTGCACGAAAATCAGCGAAATCCGGCGGAGCATCGCGAAGGGCCTTCTGCGTTCTATAAGCAAGCGCCGCCAGAAAATGCCGCAGCATCATCCGCTTCTCATCCATACCTGAGCCCCTTCCCGTAGATTTTCTCTCGACTGTAAATCAACAGGAAGATCAGGGCTTAGGCTTCCCCCAGACCGAATCGAGAAACAGATACCGCGCCCGATAAGGATCAGGTCTCGCCTCCGGATTGGCATTCAAATACATCACTTGCCATTCGGTCGGCCCCGTCGTCGGCCACTTCGGCAGCCCCGGCCCATTCGGATCGCCACTCCGCGCAAAGTTCGTCCAATACTGCCCGATCATCTCCGACAGCTTCCGATCCTCCGGCCGCCAAACCGCCTCAGGCCGCGAGTCCAGCGTGCCAAACACATACTCAATGTCATCCGAGTGAAACGCCCCCAGCATCGCCGAATGATTCTTATCCCCCGGCGACCCCAGGTTGAAAAAGTAGCGATACGTCGGCGAATTCCCTGTCCTCACATGCGCCTCAATCCACCGCCACGTCGAGTAAGCAATAAAGTTATCCCCGCCGAAATCCCCAGCCGAAGTCTTCGCCTCCTCATCCGTCGTCCCCGGATAGACCGCCAGAAACTCCTGCGCCCGATCCCCAAACGTCTTCTGCGCCTGCGCAGCAAAACTCTCGACACTCACCGGCGGCTTCGCAAACAAAGCCTCCCCCCGCCCTTCATCCGCGTTCCAACCCGCCAGCAGCGGCACATGCGCCTGCTTCCCCGCCGCAAAGATATTCGGCACCGAGTCCGGCAAAAAATACCCATCCACATCAGGCCCAAACCGCGGATGCGGCGGAGCCGTCTTCGCCGTCGCAGCCTTCACCAAATCGTCAGCCGAGATCTTCCGCAACTCTGCCAGCTTCGTCGTCCCAAACACAGCCTGCGCAAACTGACTCCAGTGCTCCTCCGCCACCTCGCGAGTGGGATAGGTAATCCCACTGCTATGAAACGCCCCGCCGCTCTCCCCAATCGCCTTCGAGATCAAGTCCTTCGACAGCGGCGAAGCCATCAACGAACTCACCGAAAACGACCCCGCCGACTCGCCAAAGATCGTAATATTCTTGGGATCCCCACCAAACGCAGCAATATTGCTCTTGACCCACGCAAGCGCAGCCGCCTGATCCATCAGCCCATAGTTCCCCGACGCATGATGCGGCGACTCCGCCGTAAGCTCCGGATGCGCAAAAAATCCAAAGATCCCCATCCGATAGTTCATCGACACCACAACAACATCCCGATGCGCAAGAAACTGCCCATCCTGCCGATTCTCTGACGTGCTGCCGCTCACAAACCCGCCGCCATAAACCCACACCATCACCGGCAGCGACCCCTTCTTAGCACCAAGCGGAGCCCACACATTCAGCGTCAGGCAGTCCTCGCTCTGGCCCGGATCGTGGAACATCATATCCGGATACCCCGAAGACTGAACGCACCGCGAGCCAAATTCCTTCGCCGACCGCACACCCTTCCACTTAGCCGCAGGCTGCGGAGGCTGCCACCGCAACTGCCCCACCGGAGGCGCCGCAAACGGAACTCCCTTGAACGCCACAACCTTGCCGTCGGCAGTAAGCGCGCCGTCGACCTTGCCCTTGTCCGTCTTCACCTGAACAGGATTGGCAGCATACGTAGGCATAGCAACGACCAGCAGCGCCGCGACCAGCGCCGCAGAAATTCTCCCAGCAAATAAAGGCATCGTTTTCTCCGCTGCCCAACTTAGCACACGTACACAAAACCAGTCGCTACTTGATATCCCGCCAGTTCTTCCCTACCCCAACCTCAGCCACAATCGGCACACTGAACTCCGCCACATGCTCCATCTCATGCCGGACAATCCTCTCGAGCTCGCCCGACTCCTCCGGCACAACATCAAACAGCAGCTCGTCATGCACCTGCAGCGTCATCCGCGACCGCATCTTCCGCTCGCGAATCACCTGATCGATCCTCAACATCGCCAGCTTAATCAAATCCGCCGCCGTCCCCTGCAGCGGAGTATTCACCGCCGTCCGCTCCGCAAACCCACGCATATTCGGATTGCGCGACTGAATATCCGGAATCGGTCTCACCCTCCCAAAGTAGGTCCGCACCGCCTGTTCCTTCCGCACCGTCTCCAGCGTCTCCTCGATAAACCGCTGCACGCCCTTGTACCTATCGAAGTAACGCTCAATATACTCACGAGCCGTTCGCTGATCGATCCCCAACTGCGCCGCCAGACCAAACGGCGAGATCCCATACACAATCCCGAAGTTCACCGCCTTCGCCCGATTCCTCGTCTCCTTATCCATCGTCGCGGCATCCACCTCGAACACCTCGCTCGCCGTCAGCGTATGAATGTCCTTGCCCGTCCTGTACGCATCCAGCAACAACGGATCCTGCGAAAAGTGCGCCATCAGCCGCAGCTCAATCTGCGAGTAGTCCGCCGACATCAGCACATTCCCCTGCGCCGCAATAAACGCCGCCCGAATCTCCCGCCCAACCGCCGTACGTACCGGAATATTCTGCAAATTCGGATTCGTACTCGAAAGGCGCCCCGTCGCCGTCCCCACCTGATTGAACGTCGTATGAATACGCCCCTCAGAATCCGCCAGCGCCGGAAGCTGATCGAGATAAGTAGACTTCAACTTCTGCAACTGCCGATGCTCAATCACCAGCGCAGCAATCGGATGATTCTCCGCCAACTCTTCCAGCACATCCTGCGCGGTCGAAACCACCTTGCCCTTGCCATACTTCATCGGCTTCGGCAGCAGCATCTTGTTGAACAGCACATCGCCCAACTGCTTCGGCGAATTGATGTTGAAGCGATTGCCTGAATCCGTGTAAATCCGCTCCGCAAGATTGTCGATCTCCACCGCAAGCCGCGTCGACATCCCCCGCAAAAACTCCGGATCAATCCGCACCCCCGCCTGCTCCATCCGCAGCAGCACCGGAACCAGCGGCTTATCGATCGTCTCGTAGACCTCGTGCAACGCGGAGCTTCCCCCTGCGGCAGTGGCAGTCGCCGGAGCCGCAAACAACATCTCGGTCGTCATCGCACCGCCAAGCGATGGATCGTCAACAGGAATGTGATGCTCCACCGGCCCCGACTCAGCGATCTGCTCCCCAATCGCAGCCGCGAGCCTCACGATCGCAGCCGCAGCCTCAGGCAAACGCTTCGGATCTACAGGATTGTCCTTCGTAACCTGATGCACCAGCGCACGGCTCGTGGTCCGCGCAGCGATATCGGGCAACGTGTGCGATCCATGCGTCGGATTGACCAGATAGCTCAGCAGCATCACATCATCCCGAACACCCTTCAAAGCGACACCATGCGGAGCAAGAGCGCGAAGGATAGCTTTCAAATCATGGACATCCTTCGGAAGTGCCGCATCGGCAAGCGCCTCCCTCACCCCTGGCGCGTCCAGCGAAACCTCAATCGCAGAACCCTCCGAGACCGCCAATCCGAGCCGGTTAGCAAGGTCCTCCGGCAGACTCTGCACCGCCGGCTCAGGAATCAAAGCAGCAGGTGCAGTCCCAAAGAGAGTCATATTCTCAGCCGGAGGCGGCTCCGGTTCTCCACCCTCATCCGAAGGCTCGGCCGCGGTCTCCTCCGCAATCGCCCGCGCATCCTCAAAAATAGCAATCGCCAGCCCTTTCGGTCCTTCCCTCTTCCCTCTTCCC encodes:
- a CDS encoding DUF2905 domain-containing protein; translated protein: MSDLGRILIFFGLLLLVAGLVVVALGRFNLPIGRLPGDFSWRGRGWTVSFPLASSIVVSVILSLILWLINHFRR
- a CDS encoding response regulator, with product MLDASENPRRVLVVDDDRLVADTLGLIFGKSGFDARTAYSTDEALVCAREFVPDLLLCDITMPGKDGLGLVLDITRELPSCRIIVLTGFYSNLLNVREQSSKLPRPVGILTKPCQPAELLRHAAAMLSSA
- a CDS encoding potassium channel family protein, which produces MHIVALIAGILCCAGVALDAFQTIILPRRPTGRIRITRFFFLASWDPWAAWAERTRNKGMREQIYSVYGPLSLLLLLLLWAALLIFGFSFFFYALGSPFTDVMGVHTASGLRNYGTDLYVSGTTLFTLGLGDVVPHSLPARALIIAESGVGLAFVALVIGYLPVLYQAFSRREVSIALLDARAGSPPTAGELLRRHSFEGGEEALINLLAEWERWSAEILESHISYPILCYYRSQHDNQSWLSALVAILDTCSLLISVVEGKPSRQAQLTFVMARHALVDLGHVFHQEKKTAILRQGCPERLPAAEFDRLCSALGEFNLRLCGDQAAAKRLHTVRGLYEPEAIALSTYLRMPLPQWSSEPREKDQWRILTKLRTEAEAVSGRGESAFLHDDHGH
- a CDS encoding tetratricopeptide repeat protein; the encoded protein is MDQQTRHALKHDQFVDTTHQGLEWASENRRPLIITSVIVVAVLFVAIVGALVYNHRADQASVAFGEAMQAYQTPLAQPGQQVPPGVKTFPSVTDRAKAANALFTAAADKYGMTPSGKLSRYFAGLTAMEGGQNASAEAALKQVAGGWDSELAALGKLALAQLYRQTGRDAQAIDLYNEIIAKPTTTVSAGTAQLQLAELYEGQGKADAAKKIYAQLKDKDSKGPAGMLAAQKLNPAAAAGPAMQQ
- a CDS encoding carboxylesterase/lipase family protein, whose protein sequence is MPLFAGRISAALVAALLVVAMPTYAANPVQVKTDKGKVDGALTADGKVVAFKGVPFAAPPVGQLRWQPPQPAAKWKGVRSAKEFGSRCVQSSGYPDMMFHDPGQSEDCLTLNVWAPLGAKKGSLPVMVWVYGGGFVSGSTSENRQDGQFLAHRDVVVVSMNYRMGIFGFFAHPELTAESPHHASGNYGLMDQAAALAWVKSNIAAFGGDPKNITIFGESAGSFSVSSLMASPLSKDLISKAIGESGGAFHSSGITYPTREVAEEHWSQFAQAVFGTTKLAELRKISADDLVKAATAKTAPPHPRFGPDVDGYFLPDSVPNIFAAGKQAHVPLLAGWNADEGRGEALFAKPPVSVESFAAQAQKTFGDRAQEFLAVYPGTTDEEAKTSAGDFGGDNFIAYSTWRWIEAHVRTGNSPTYRYFFNLGSPGDKNHSAMLGAFHSDDIEYVFGTLDSRPEAVWRPEDRKLSEMIGQYWTNFARSGDPNGPGLPKWPTTGPTEWQVMYLNANPEARPDPYRARYLFLDSVWGKPKP
- the polA gene encoding DNA polymerase I, which gives rise to MAKTANKTETSPANESATSSAIGAKPPIYLLDSMAFIFRAYHAMQRQRPMSTRTGIPTAATYVFVNMINKLRKDFAPQYLAAVYDVGAPVHRNELATQLKDVQKFNIKTQQFETVEYGGYKANRTETPPDLIQQQPYIRRALEAFRIPILYYEGFEADDVIGTLSHKLAALGHHVYVVSSDKDMMQLVNRDVSILNPTKDNLILDPPGVEAVLGVPPERVVDVMALRGDSVDNIPGAPGIGDKGSVELIQQFGTVEAALDAATSHPEQVKRKTYRESLQNNRENILLSKELVTIHTSVPIEYSLEAMRTQPVDNAACRALFAELEFTTLLKELAPAVDNTVIEYNLKPSDSEISQLLKEAREEGRGKREGPKGLAIAIFEDARAIAEETAAEPSDEGGEPEPPPAENMTLFGTAPAALIPEPAVQSLPEDLANRLGLAVSEGSAIEVSLDAPGVREALADAALPKDVHDLKAILRALAPHGVALKGVRDDVMLLSYLVNPTHGSHTLPDIAARTTSRALVHQVTKDNPVDPKRLPEAAAAIVRLAAAIGEQIAESGPVEHHIPVDDPSLGGAMTTEMLFAAPATATAAGGSSALHEVYETIDKPLVPVLLRMEQAGVRIDPEFLRGMSTRLAVEIDNLAERIYTDSGNRFNINSPKQLGDVLFNKMLLPKPMKYGKGKVVSTAQDVLEELAENHPIAALVIEHRQLQKLKSTYLDQLPALADSEGRIHTTFNQVGTATGRLSSTNPNLQNIPVRTAVGREIRAAFIAAQGNVLMSADYSQIELRLMAHFSQDPLLLDAYRTGKDIHTLTASEVFEVDAATMDKETRNRAKAVNFGIVYGISPFGLAAQLGIDQRTAREYIERYFDRYKGVQRFIEETLETVRKEQAVRTYFGRVRPIPDIQSRNPNMRGFAERTAVNTPLQGTAADLIKLAMLRIDQVIRERKMRSRMTLQVHDELLFDVVPEESGELERIVRHEMEHVAEFSVPIVAEVGVGKNWRDIK